In Mycobacterium botniense, one DNA window encodes the following:
- a CDS encoding PPE family protein, producing MWPAGCIQLWTQYISPGQGLDGLPGASTGDQLGPHVHRCGAAPLQTAALAWQRLAGDLDAAAVAYRSVISGLADAWHGPSSAAMARAAATYIAWLEASAAQCSRIGAQANAAAQAYQAALAATVPPPVIAANRAQLAALVATNLLGQNTPAIMETEAQYVEMWAQDVAAMARYQAQSLAATAPITPFAPAPQTTNPGAPAIQPAATTGGVESIESILEQLLNSLGLNPNGVPVLGLDGGTILGQYIEQSLGGGYPVNLAQLFVDFIGYTEVAAESQLIATAAASSGDGHGGGAPQTFSVSGATPYVSTHVTANMGGAGRLGRFSAPTWTTQPWNLEGRAPTVSVATPTTQRYQTGIPVPPAVPVTTAGRSAQRKIREDPEYGHVSKVVPTRHPSAG from the coding sequence ATCTGGCCGGCTGGCTGCATCCAGCTGTGGACCCAATACATCTCACCGGGGCAGGGATTAGATGGATTACCCGGCGCTTCCACCGGAGATCAACTCGGCCCGCATGTACACCGGTGCGGAGCGGCGCCGCTCCAGACCGCGGCGCTGGCCTGGCAGCGGCTGGCCGGCGATCTGGACGCCGCTGCCGTAGCGTACCGATCGGTCATCTCAGGGCTCGCCGACGCGTGGCACGGGCCGTCGTCTGCCGCGATGGCGCGAGCAGCCGCCACGTACATCGCGTGGCTGGAAGCGTCCGCGGCGCAATGCAGCCGCATCGGCGCGCAAGCCAACGCCGCGGCGCAAGCCTACCAGGCCGCGCTCGCCGCGACCGTACCGCCGCCCGTTATCGCCGCTAACAGGGCGCAGCTGGCCGCGCTGGTGGCGACGAACCTGCTCGGCCAGAACACACCGGCCATCATGGAGACCGAGGCGCAGTACGTCGAGATGTGGGCACAAGACGTGGCCGCGATGGCGCGGTACCAGGCGCAGTCATTGGCTGCGACGGCGCCGATTACGCCGTTCGCGCCGGCGCCGCAAACCACCAACCCGGGGGCGCCGGCGATCCAACCCGCGGCCACCACCGGCGGCGTTGAGTCCATTGAATCCATCCTCGAACAACTGCTCAACAGCCTCGGACTCAACCCTAACGGTGTGCCTGTCCTGGGCCTCGACGGCGGCACCATCCTCGGCCAGTACATCGAGCAGTCGCTGGGCGGCGGCTACCCGGTCAACCTCGCGCAGCTGTTCGTCGATTTCATCGGCTACACCGAGGTGGCCGCCGAAAGCCAACTCATCGCTACGGCAGCCGCGTCCAGCGGCGACGGTCACGGCGGCGGCGCACCGCAGACGTTCAGCGTCAGCGGCGCGACACCGTACGTGTCGACCCACGTGACCGCCAACATGGGCGGCGCGGGGCGGCTTGGCCGCTTCTCGGCGCCCACCTGGACCACACAGCCCTGGAACCTTGAAGGCCGGGCGCCAACCGTCTCGGTGGCGACTCCGACCACACAGCGCTACCAGACCGGAATCCCTGTGCCGCCCGCAGTCCCGGTCACCACCGCCGGCCGCAGCGCACAACGCAAGATCCGCGAAGACCCCGAATACGGGCATGTGTCGAAAGTGGTGCCGACGCGACACCCCTCAGCTGGATAG
- a CDS encoding DUF2746 domain-containing protein, with amino-acid sequence MGEPTTLIGLAGLVVITVGGWGKAWIDSRNHARAVGGIRDQLVNGHDSNLREDLDEFRAEVRAGFDDVRRDMRGIRQDIGGVRGELRDEREARLDLERRIETAKRRHPEQM; translated from the coding sequence ATGGGCGAGCCGACCACCCTGATCGGGCTGGCCGGGCTCGTCGTCATCACGGTCGGCGGCTGGGGAAAAGCATGGATCGACAGTCGCAACCATGCACGCGCAGTCGGCGGCATCCGCGACCAGCTCGTCAACGGTCACGACTCGAACCTGCGGGAAGATCTGGACGAGTTCCGGGCCGAGGTCCGCGCCGGTTTCGATGACGTGCGCCGCGATATGCGCGGCATCCGCCAGGACATCGGCGGTGTCCGCGGCGAGCTGCGTGACGAGCGCGAAGCACGGCTCGACCTCGAGCGGCGCATCGAAACGGCGAAACGCCGCCACCCCGAACAGATGTGA